A portion of the Deltaproteobacteria bacterium genome contains these proteins:
- the queC gene encoding 7-cyano-7-deazaguanine synthase QueC: MTNVMKPAVILSSGGLDSTTVMAIAREQGFTLYALSFDYGQRHAFELSAAARVAREMGVEKHLVVRADLTGIGGSALTGDIAVPKNRIVENENNADIPVTYVPARNTIFLSYALAWAEVLDSEDIFVGVNAVDYSGYPDCRPEYLEAFEAMANLATRAGVEGKSRFRIHAPLVHMSKAMIIQRGVQLNVDYSLTHSCYDPDASGRACGACDSCLLRKKGFEEAGVEDPTRYL; the protein is encoded by the coding sequence ATGACGAATGTTATGAAACCCGCCGTGATCCTGTCGAGCGGCGGACTGGATTCCACAACGGTCATGGCTATCGCCAGGGAGCAGGGATTCACCCTCTACGCCCTGAGCTTTGATTACGGACAGCGGCACGCCTTCGAGTTGTCCGCTGCGGCACGGGTCGCCCGGGAAATGGGCGTCGAAAAACACCTGGTGGTCAGGGCGGATCTCACCGGTATCGGCGGATCGGCCCTTACCGGCGATATTGCCGTACCCAAGAACCGGATCGTCGAGAATGAAAACAATGCCGATATCCCCGTTACCTACGTACCGGCCCGCAACACGATTTTCCTGTCTTATGCGCTTGCATGGGCGGAAGTGCTGGATTCGGAAGACATCTTCGTCGGTGTCAATGCCGTGGATTACAGCGGCTATCCGGACTGCCGCCCGGAATACCTAGAGGCCTTCGAGGCCATGGCCAACCTGGCGACCCGGGCGGGCGTGGAAGGCAAATCCCGGTTCAGGATTCACGCCCCCCTGGTTCATATGAGCAAGGCAATGATCATCCAGAGAGGGGTGCAGTTGAATGTCGACTACAGTCTGACCCACTCCTGTTACGATCCGGACGCCTCGGGCAGGGCCTGCGGCGCCTGTGACAGCTGCCTTCTCAGAAAAAAAGGGTTCGAGGAAGCCGGCGTCGAAGATCCGACCCGGTATCTGTAA
- a CDS encoding radical SAM protein: MALIINEIFHSIQGESTFAGRPCVFVRLAGCNLRCTYCDTRYAYDGGRSMEIPEIIALAKGFGCSLIEITGGEPLLQQETPALAGVLLENGYRVLVETNGSYDIACLDPACIKILDIKCPGSGEAHRCDMANLNRLSPSDQVKFVITSREDYRYAKNVMQGVPQHVPRGNLLLSPVHDKLPVSELARWMIEDRLTARLQLQLHKYIWPGVERGV; this comes from the coding sequence ATGGCCTTGATTATCAATGAAATCTTTCACAGCATACAGGGAGAATCGACCTTCGCCGGCCGCCCATGCGTATTCGTCCGCCTTGCCGGGTGCAACCTGCGCTGCACCTACTGCGACACACGCTATGCCTACGATGGGGGCCGGTCCATGGAAATACCGGAAATAATCGCCTTGGCAAAGGGCTTCGGCTGCAGCCTCATCGAGATTACCGGCGGCGAGCCCCTGCTTCAACAGGAAACCCCTGCACTTGCCGGCGTTCTGCTCGAAAACGGTTACCGGGTGCTGGTGGAAACCAACGGAAGCTACGACATCGCCTGCCTCGATCCGGCCTGCATCAAAATCCTGGATATCAAGTGCCCCGGCAGCGGTGAGGCCCACCGGTGTGACATGGCCAATCTCAACCGGTTGTCGCCGTCCGACCAGGTCAAGTTTGTCATCACCTCCCGTGAGGACTATCGCTACGCGAAAAACGTCATGCAAGGTGTTCCGCAACATGTTCCGCGGGGCAATCTGTTGCTGTCGCCGGTTCACGACAAACTGCCCGTCAGCGAACTGGCCCGCTGGATGATCGAAGACCGCCTGACGGCAAGGCTTCAGCTTCAGCTGCACAAATATATTTGGCCGGGCGTGGAACGGGGGGTGTAA